From one Stieleria sp. JC731 genomic stretch:
- a CDS encoding efflux RND transporter permease subunit: protein MKFPHFFIDRPIFATVLSTLIVLVGGIAYFQLPVGQYPEVALPTVTVRASYPGATAETISKTVATPLEQEINGVDNMLYMESQATADGTLQITVTFGLGTDIDEAQVLVQNRVSIAEPRLPQEVRQIGVTTRKSSPDLMLVIHLFSPDDSRDQLYIGNYAYLQIRDELARLDGVGDISVFGATEYSMRVWLDVDRLAALDMTAGDAVEAMRGQNIQVAAGIVGQQPIDPVGSFQVNVNTQGRLQTAEEFGNIILKSGEDGRLVRLNDVARVELGAVDYSVRSYLKEKNAVALAMFQRPGSNAIETADRILSTMESLSKSFPPGLKHQVIYNPTDFVEQSISEVFTTLWQAGLLVVLTVFIFLQNWRSTIIPVIAIPISLVGTFALMHAIGFSLNNLSLFGLVLAIGVVVDDAIVVVENVERLIAEGLSPRDATRKAMDEVGSALIATTLVLIAVFVPTAFLPGISGQFYRQFAITIAVSTAISTFVSLTLTPAMCALLLRPQSSTKNKFGRLIETILGWPFRVFNRVFDIAGNAYAGTVSRIIRVGAVMLLVYAGLLGLTYVGFRQVPTGFIPAQDQGYLIIAIQAPPGANLDRTDEVTKRVTELALEVDGIADAVSFVGFSGATRANASNASAIFPVLEDAKERAKRGRTMDVVLADLRAKVGSIKEALVFAIQPPPVRGIGTGGGFKLQVQDKSGAGLAALQDATNQLVAAAQKEPGLVQVFTNYSSGTPQLYADIDRTKVRMMDVPMNNVFQAMQIYLGSAYINDFNYLGRTYRVTAQADHQFRDEESDIVKLRTRSSNGSIVPLGSVVTMRSTTAPDRVVRYNLFPAADISGDTTPGFSSGQAIARMEQLADETLPPGFGYEWTDIAFQQKEAGNTAAYIFPICVLFVFLALAAQYESWLLPLAVILIVPMCLLCAIYGVWFRGMDNNILTQIGFVVLVGLACKNAILIVEFAKAEEDKGLDRFAAAVEACRLRLRPILMTAFSFILGVIPLVIATGAGAEMRQALGTAVFSGMLGVTIFGLFFTPVFYVVLRRFASDKASNQPAETPVSS from the coding sequence ATGAAGTTTCCTCACTTCTTTATTGATCGTCCGATTTTTGCAACCGTCCTTTCGACACTGATCGTGTTGGTCGGTGGGATCGCGTATTTCCAACTGCCCGTCGGACAGTATCCCGAAGTCGCTTTGCCTACCGTGACCGTTCGGGCAAGCTATCCCGGCGCAACCGCCGAAACGATTTCAAAAACAGTGGCAACACCGCTGGAACAGGAAATCAACGGTGTCGACAACATGCTCTACATGGAGTCGCAAGCGACAGCGGACGGCACGCTGCAGATCACCGTCACGTTTGGATTGGGAACCGACATCGATGAAGCTCAGGTTTTGGTGCAAAACCGTGTGTCGATTGCGGAACCGCGGTTGCCACAGGAAGTGCGACAGATCGGCGTCACGACGCGAAAAAGCTCACCCGACTTGATGTTGGTCATTCACCTGTTTTCGCCAGACGATTCACGTGACCAACTTTACATCGGCAACTATGCCTATCTGCAAATCCGCGATGAATTGGCGCGACTTGATGGTGTTGGCGACATCAGTGTCTTTGGTGCGACCGAATACAGCATGCGAGTCTGGTTGGATGTCGATCGCTTGGCAGCTTTGGATATGACCGCCGGTGATGCCGTCGAAGCCATGCGAGGCCAGAACATTCAAGTCGCCGCGGGGATCGTCGGGCAACAGCCAATCGATCCGGTCGGTTCGTTTCAAGTCAACGTCAACACGCAAGGCCGATTGCAAACCGCAGAAGAGTTTGGAAACATCATCCTAAAGTCTGGCGAAGACGGGCGTTTAGTCCGCTTGAACGATGTCGCCCGCGTCGAACTCGGTGCGGTGGATTACTCGGTACGAAGCTACCTAAAAGAAAAGAACGCAGTCGCGTTGGCAATGTTCCAGCGTCCCGGATCCAACGCGATCGAAACCGCCGATCGAATCTTGAGCACCATGGAATCGCTCAGCAAGAGCTTTCCACCGGGGCTGAAACACCAAGTGATCTACAACCCGACCGACTTCGTTGAACAATCGATCTCGGAAGTTTTCACAACGCTTTGGCAGGCCGGCCTGCTGGTCGTACTGACGGTATTTATCTTCCTGCAAAACTGGCGTTCGACGATCATCCCCGTTATCGCGATCCCGATCTCCTTGGTCGGCACCTTCGCACTAATGCACGCCATCGGCTTCAGCCTAAACAACCTTTCGTTGTTCGGCTTGGTCTTGGCTATCGGTGTGGTGGTGGACGATGCGATCGTTGTTGTTGAAAACGTTGAACGCCTGATCGCTGAAGGACTGTCGCCACGTGATGCGACACGCAAAGCGATGGATGAAGTCGGCTCGGCATTGATCGCAACCACATTGGTTTTGATCGCGGTATTTGTTCCGACCGCTTTCCTGCCAGGCATTAGCGGCCAGTTTTATCGCCAGTTCGCGATCACGATTGCAGTATCGACCGCGATCTCGACTTTCGTTTCGCTGACGCTGACGCCCGCGATGTGTGCGTTGCTTCTGCGACCCCAATCGTCAACAAAAAACAAGTTTGGCCGCTTGATCGAAACGATCTTGGGTTGGCCATTTCGAGTTTTCAATCGTGTCTTTGATATCGCCGGTAATGCCTACGCCGGCACCGTCTCACGGATCATTCGCGTTGGCGCGGTGATGCTGCTGGTGTACGCAGGTTTGCTGGGCCTGACTTACGTTGGTTTTCGGCAAGTGCCCACCGGGTTTATTCCCGCTCAAGATCAGGGCTATCTGATTATCGCGATACAGGCACCTCCGGGAGCGAACCTGGATCGCACCGATGAAGTCACCAAGCGGGTCACGGAACTTGCACTCGAAGTCGACGGTATCGCGGACGCGGTCTCATTTGTTGGGTTCTCCGGTGCGACGCGGGCGAACGCATCCAATGCCTCGGCAATTTTCCCTGTATTGGAAGACGCCAAAGAAAGAGCCAAACGCGGCCGGACGATGGATGTCGTCCTAGCAGATCTTCGTGCCAAAGTCGGCTCGATCAAAGAAGCCCTGGTGTTCGCGATCCAACCACCGCCGGTTCGCGGAATCGGCACCGGTGGCGGTTTTAAGCTGCAGGTACAGGATAAATCCGGTGCAGGACTGGCAGCACTTCAAGATGCGACGAATCAGTTGGTCGCCGCGGCGCAAAAAGAACCGGGCTTGGTGCAGGTGTTTACGAACTATAGCTCGGGAACGCCACAACTGTACGCGGATATCGATCGCACCAAGGTTCGCATGATGGATGTTCCGATGAACAACGTATTCCAAGCAATGCAGATCTATCTGGGATCCGCTTACATCAACGACTTTAACTATCTCGGACGAACTTACCGAGTCACCGCGCAGGCAGATCACCAATTCCGCGATGAAGAAAGCGATATTGTCAAACTGCGAACGCGCAGCAGCAACGGTTCGATCGTTCCTTTGGGTTCGGTCGTGACAATGCGCAGCACAACTGCACCGGATCGAGTTGTCCGATACAACTTATTTCCAGCTGCCGATATCAGCGGCGATACCACTCCTGGATTCAGTAGCGGTCAAGCCATTGCCCGGATGGAACAGTTGGCCGACGAAACGCTTCCACCAGGATTTGGATACGAATGGACTGACATCGCGTTCCAACAGAAAGAGGCGGGCAATACCGCCGCTTACATCTTTCCAATTTGCGTCTTGTTTGTCTTTCTCGCTCTGGCCGCCCAATATGAAAGCTGGCTATTGCCGCTGGCTGTCATCTTGATCGTTCCGATGTGCCTACTGTGTGCGATCTATGGCGTCTGGTTTAGAGGGATGGACAACAACATTTTGACGCAGATCGGATTTGTCGTCTTGGTCGGATTGGCCTGTAAGAATGCGATCTTAATCGTTGAATTTGCAAAGGCAGAAGAAGACAAGGGACTTGACCGTTTTGCCGCTGCCGTCGAAGCGTGCCGATTGCGGCTGCGTCCCATCTTGATGACCGCGTTCTCGTTCATCTTGGGTGTGATCCCATTGGTGATCGCGACCGGTGCCGGAGCCGAAATGCGTCAAGCACTCGGAACGGCCGTCTTCAGTGGAATGCTCGGCGTTACGATTTTCGGACTGTTCTTCACCCCGGTGTTCTACGTCGTCCTCCGGCGATTCGCATCGGACAAGGCTTCCAATCAGCCTGCCGAAACACCTGTGTCGAGTTAG
- a CDS encoding DUF885 family protein: MILNCFNRSFLLSALTALSLVSLPPTDVNAEEIRTWIIRYDSDKDTLRRRYRLPLDTKARTLTEQTTKDWLKRLEEVDFDKLDRVGQTDFLLFRSELEYQLANNQLQWKRDDAAAELIPYWESLLKFCADREEVTPIDAMTVAGNLDRIASEAENAAKQIEKTDLADTSDEAVQKRLDGLRAAELISQFENCVSEAHRFYDGYDPSYSWWAEQPVKRLRAALSAHRTAIREKLVGVPESDQETIIGLPIGAEGLELELQHEWIAHTPAELIELANREMEWCDQQMAIASEELGFGDDWRAALAHTKSKHVQPGDQPKMIRDLAWEAIRFLDSHDLVTVPPLAANGWRVTMMSPERQRVNPYFLGGPMIIVSFPTNEMTHDEKLMSMRSNNKHFARATVHHELIPGHHLQHYMLPRYKAYRSMFRTPFWIEGWALYWEMLLWDLDFAQSAEDRVGMLFWRKHRCARIIFSLSYHLGTMTPGQCVDYLVDRVGHERSAATAEVRRSIMGGYSPLYQAAYMLGGLQLRKLHETLVVGGKMTNRQFHDAVLKEHCIPMEVLRNYMTDQPLTPDTRPTWRFADE, encoded by the coding sequence ATGATACTCAATTGCTTTAATCGTTCGTTCTTGCTCTCCGCGCTGACTGCGTTGTCACTGGTGTCGCTACCGCCGACTGACGTCAATGCCGAAGAGATCCGAACTTGGATCATTCGCTACGATTCCGATAAAGACACTCTTCGACGTCGCTATCGTTTGCCGCTCGATACCAAGGCGAGAACTCTTACCGAGCAAACGACAAAGGACTGGCTAAAGCGGCTTGAGGAAGTTGATTTCGACAAGCTCGATCGAGTCGGCCAAACCGACTTTTTGCTGTTCCGATCGGAGCTGGAATACCAGCTCGCCAACAACCAGCTGCAATGGAAACGCGATGATGCCGCAGCGGAGTTGATCCCCTACTGGGAATCACTGCTAAAGTTTTGCGCCGACCGTGAAGAGGTCACTCCCATCGATGCGATGACCGTCGCGGGCAATCTAGACCGCATCGCATCGGAAGCTGAGAACGCGGCAAAACAAATCGAAAAAACTGACTTGGCGGACACGTCCGATGAAGCGGTCCAAAAACGTCTCGATGGCCTACGAGCAGCAGAACTGATCTCGCAGTTTGAAAACTGTGTTTCCGAAGCACACCGGTTCTACGATGGCTACGACCCGAGCTATAGCTGGTGGGCCGAACAACCGGTGAAACGCTTGCGGGCCGCACTGTCAGCGCACCGAACCGCCATCCGCGAGAAGCTGGTCGGTGTGCCCGAGTCCGATCAAGAAACCATTATCGGCTTGCCAATCGGTGCCGAAGGACTGGAACTGGAACTTCAACACGAATGGATCGCCCACACTCCCGCTGAACTGATTGAACTGGCCAATCGCGAAATGGAGTGGTGCGATCAGCAGATGGCGATCGCTTCAGAAGAACTTGGGTTCGGCGATGACTGGCGAGCGGCGTTGGCGCATACCAAGTCGAAACATGTTCAACCTGGTGACCAGCCGAAAATGATTCGCGACCTGGCATGGGAAGCGATTCGATTCCTCGATTCGCATGACCTTGTCACCGTCCCACCGCTAGCTGCAAACGGTTGGCGAGTCACGATGATGTCGCCTGAACGGCAACGGGTGAATCCCTACTTTCTGGGCGGCCCAATGATCATCGTTTCATTCCCGACCAATGAAATGACGCATGACGAGAAACTGATGAGCATGCGTAGCAACAACAAACACTTTGCGCGTGCGACGGTTCATCACGAGCTGATCCCGGGACACCACCTCCAGCACTATATGTTGCCAAGGTACAAAGCCTACCGTTCGATGTTCCGAACGCCGTTCTGGATCGAAGGCTGGGCTTTGTACTGGGAAATGCTTTTGTGGGATCTTGATTTCGCACAAAGCGCCGAAGACCGTGTTGGCATGCTGTTCTGGCGGAAACACCGCTGTGCCCGGATCATCTTTTCCCTCAGCTACCACCTGGGCACCATGACGCCCGGACAGTGCGTGGACTACTTGGTTGATCGCGTCGGACACGAACGTTCCGCCGCGACCGCCGAAGTACGGCGTTCGATCATGGGCGGCTACAGTCCCTTGTATCAAGCTGCCTACATGCTCGGTGGACTGCAGTTGCGAAAGCTACACGAAACACTGGTTGTCGGTGGGAAGATGACGAACCGACAATTTCACGACGCGGTGCTGAAAGAACACTGCATCCCCATGGAAGTCCTCCGCAACTACATGACCGATCAACCGCTAACCCCCGACACACGACCTACATGGCGTTTTGCGGACGAGTAG
- a CDS encoding transposase, which translates to MPRAPRADEAGGLYHVLNRGNLRAEIFHKDEDYAAFERILGEALEIHQVELFAYQLMPNHYHLVIRPLVDGEMSRFMSWVGGTHTMRYHSHYHTGGTGHVYQQRYKSFPIQDDVHFHVVCRYVERNALRAGLVDSAELWRRGSLWRWHNKQDSEPKLLSPWPLARPPKWVTRVNQALSEKELEAVRRCAQRGAPLGDEGWVESIARRLNLESTMRPRGRPRIRKPPQNANKEA; encoded by the coding sequence ATGCCTCGAGCTCCCCGTGCCGATGAAGCTGGTGGTCTTTACCATGTTCTCAACCGTGGCAATTTACGAGCCGAGATCTTCCACAAAGATGAAGACTACGCCGCATTTGAGCGAATCCTCGGCGAGGCCCTGGAGATCCATCAAGTTGAATTGTTTGCCTATCAACTGATGCCCAATCACTATCACTTGGTGATCCGACCGTTGGTCGACGGTGAGATGAGCCGCTTCATGAGCTGGGTCGGCGGTACGCATACGATGCGGTACCACTCACACTATCACACCGGAGGAACGGGCCACGTTTACCAACAACGCTACAAGAGTTTTCCGATTCAGGATGATGTTCACTTTCACGTGGTGTGCCGCTACGTCGAACGCAATGCGCTACGTGCAGGACTTGTCGACAGTGCCGAGCTATGGCGCCGGGGATCGCTTTGGAGATGGCATAACAAACAGGACTCGGAGCCCAAACTGCTGTCACCATGGCCACTTGCACGCCCGCCAAAATGGGTTACCCGAGTGAATCAGGCCTTGTCGGAAAAGGAATTGGAAGCGGTGCGCCGGTGTGCTCAGCGAGGTGCCCCGCTGGGTGACGAAGGCTGGGTTGAATCGATCGCACGACGGCTGAATCTAGAGTCGACGATGCGTCCCAGGGGCCGTCCTAGAATCCGCAAACCACCCCAGAACGCAAACAAAGAGGCCTGA
- a CDS encoding PEP-CTERM sorting domain-containing protein (PEP-CTERM proteins occur, often in large numbers, in the proteomes of bacteria that also encode an exosortase, a predicted intramembrane cysteine proteinase. The presence of a PEP-CTERM domain at a protein's C-terminus predicts cleavage within the sorting domain, followed by covalent anchoring to some some component of the (usually Gram-negative) cell surface. Many PEP-CTERM proteins exhibit an unusual sequence composition that includes large numbers of potential glycosylation sites. Expression of one such protein has been shown restore the ability of a bacterium to form floc, a type of biofilm.): MAETGRGAIVNLTPNFDATLRDDGFDGTFNSGGNGNFFNTIRRIDGVVNEVLFFEFDVSVVGDSEMVSSATLSLGVFGTPNDPGDIEILAYQADGVLTFPDDGARPSTLVATYDPISEGSGTISISLDAATVDGFIKGGDFIGFRLQGAEDQADTTIQGVVNVFDPGGPPTLTLDISAVPEPTSAVLLMGLVSVVACKRRRR, encoded by the coding sequence ATGGCTGAAACAGGTCGCGGTGCGATCGTCAACTTGACGCCAAACTTCGACGCGACACTTCGCGACGATGGGTTTGATGGAACGTTCAATTCCGGCGGTAACGGAAATTTTTTCAACACCATCCGACGCATAGATGGTGTTGTCAACGAAGTTCTGTTTTTTGAATTCGATGTCTCCGTTGTTGGCGATAGCGAAATGGTATCGAGTGCGACCTTGTCTCTTGGTGTCTTTGGCACACCTAACGATCCAGGCGACATCGAAATTCTCGCTTACCAGGCAGATGGCGTGCTGACGTTTCCAGACGATGGAGCCCGACCATCAACATTGGTGGCGACCTACGACCCTATTTCTGAAGGTAGTGGGACGATCTCGATCTCCTTGGACGCCGCTACGGTCGACGGCTTTATCAAGGGAGGAGATTTTATTGGCTTTAGATTGCAGGGCGCCGAGGACCAAGCAGACACGACAATCCAGGGTGTGGTGAATGTTTTTGACCCAGGTGGGCCCCCTACGCTGACCTTGGACATTTCGGCCGTGCCAGAACCGACGTCGGCAGTCTTGCTGATGGGCCTCGTCTCAGTTGTCGCTTGCAAACGTCGTAGACGATGA
- a CDS encoding RNA polymerase sigma factor, which produces MITASQLADLWRRHAGGLTLLASARCGSDDASDCVQAAFIKLSLARPAPDDVQAWLATVVRNEAISKVRNRTRRREQESLAASERSRQFVFSDQAGFVGPWTRSQIDELSTAMTSLATDERELIIARIWNGLAFREIADLTGRSRSQVHRDYHAALQKLRCLLAEQSSAFNDLFTADI; this is translated from the coding sequence GTGATCACCGCGTCGCAACTTGCCGATCTCTGGCGACGCCATGCAGGTGGTTTAACGCTGCTAGCTAGTGCTCGATGCGGTTCCGATGATGCCAGCGATTGCGTGCAAGCGGCGTTCATCAAACTGTCGCTCGCCCGCCCAGCACCTGACGACGTCCAGGCATGGCTAGCAACCGTTGTCCGCAACGAAGCGATCTCCAAAGTTCGCAATCGTACCCGGCGACGTGAACAGGAAAGCTTGGCAGCGAGCGAACGGTCAAGACAGTTCGTGTTTTCGGATCAAGCCGGCTTCGTCGGGCCTTGGACGCGGTCGCAGATCGATGAGCTCAGCACCGCGATGACTTCGCTGGCGACTGACGAAAGAGAGTTGATCATCGCTCGCATCTGGAATGGATTGGCCTTCCGGGAAATCGCAGACTTGACCGGGCGTTCCAGATCCCAAGTCCATCGTGACTATCACGCGGCATTGCAAAAACTGCGATGCCTGCTCGCAGAACAAAGTAGTGCCTTCAACGATTTATTTACCGCCGATATCTGA